In one window of Pseudobdellovibrionaceae bacterium DNA:
- a CDS encoding LysM peptidoglycan-binding domain-containing protein, whose amino-acid sequence MAVWLKYAAPLVAASVGLSGCSTFRQAKTGNDDREVEIRHEFYQQNPQAEEQEVTGQAASIPLVVNPKVNQWINYFQGRGRPHMERYLRRSSRYLPKMKSVLRERGLPEELVYVPLIESGFNPVAHSHASAVGYWQFIRSTGKRYNLRIDGYVDERRDFVMSTEAAANYFSALYSLFGDWYLALAAYNTGENRVKRATMRYHTRDFWELAEGRRLPRETRNYVPKFIAAALIHREPQRYGFTDIDYQEPLAYDRFEVTKPVSLIKLAKNIDVPYKTLKALNPSFRTDYVPIYGSRPQLIRVPTGQRDLALAQIDNSYSKKPSYVSRDYFYYRVRRGDTLSEIAQRHRTRISTLRRLNDLGRRSFLRVGQKLKVPVAGGVQVAANDSGDEAPVKETAQRAASIETSSDGTHRVRRGENLTLIARKYGMSVSELRSLNGLGRRSMLRVGQKLKVSGEGSSSLRVHVVRRGENLSLIAQKYGTSVRALAQVNSLENRSRIFAGKKLYIPH is encoded by the coding sequence ATGGCAGTATGGTTGAAGTATGCGGCGCCGTTGGTGGCGGCGTCAGTGGGCCTTTCGGGTTGTTCAACTTTTCGGCAAGCTAAAACGGGCAATGATGACCGAGAGGTTGAAATTCGCCATGAGTTTTATCAGCAAAACCCGCAGGCCGAAGAGCAAGAAGTCACGGGGCAGGCCGCATCAATTCCCTTAGTGGTAAATCCAAAGGTCAACCAATGGATCAATTATTTTCAAGGTCGAGGTCGACCTCATATGGAGCGGTACCTAAGGCGCTCCAGTCGCTATTTGCCAAAAATGAAATCCGTGTTGCGAGAGCGGGGCCTTCCTGAGGAATTAGTCTATGTGCCTTTAATTGAATCGGGATTTAACCCAGTAGCACACAGTCACGCCAGTGCCGTGGGTTACTGGCAGTTTATTAGAAGTACTGGCAAGCGATACAACCTTCGAATCGATGGCTATGTGGACGAGCGACGGGATTTTGTGATGTCCACCGAGGCCGCAGCCAATTATTTTTCAGCCCTTTACAGTCTTTTCGGAGATTGGTACTTGGCCCTGGCCGCCTATAACACTGGTGAAAATCGCGTTAAACGAGCCACCATGCGCTATCACACACGAGACTTCTGGGAGCTGGCAGAGGGAAGGAGGCTTCCCCGCGAAACGCGCAATTATGTGCCTAAGTTTATCGCTGCGGCGTTAATTCATAGAGAGCCGCAACGCTATGGATTCACTGATATCGACTATCAAGAGCCCCTAGCCTATGACCGCTTTGAAGTGACAAAGCCTGTGAGCTTGATCAAGTTGGCAAAAAATATCGATGTTCCTTATAAAACATTAAAGGCGTTAAATCCGAGCTTTCGAACAGATTATGTTCCTATTTATGGATCTCGACCGCAGCTGATTCGAGTGCCTACGGGGCAGCGAGATTTAGCTCTCGCGCAAATAGATAACAGCTACAGCAAAAAGCCGTCTTATGTATCTCGTGATTATTTTTACTATCGCGTACGTCGCGGAGATACCCTTTCTGAAATTGCCCAACGCCATCGTACGAGGATATCCACACTTCGACGGCTTAACGATTTGGGTCGGCGCTCCTTTCTTAGAGTGGGACAAAAGCTGAAGGTGCCGGTAGCCGGTGGAGTACAGGTGGCAGCGAACGATTCTGGTGATGAAGCACCGGTCAAGGAGACGGCGCAAAGGGCCGCGAGTATTGAAACCTCCTCTGACGGAACTCACCGGGTGCGACGAGGCGAGAATCTCACGTTGATTGCCAGAAAATATGGAATGAGTGTGAGTGAATTAAGAAGCCTTAATGGTTTAGGGCGCCGGTCGATGCTTAGGGTGGGGCAGAAATTGAAGGTTTCAGGAGAAGGCTCATCCTCACTGCGAGTTCACGTGGTTCGACGGGGTGAAAATCTGTCTTTGATTGCTCAGAAGTACGGCACATCGGTACGAGCTTTGGCGCAAGTTAACTCGCTTGAGAATCGCTCACGCATTTTCGCGGGCAAAAAGTTATATATTCCTCATTAA